In Methanooceanicella nereidis, the genomic stretch AACAAGGAGAGCGGTGAAAGATGTTTCTACAGGTCCCCTTCTAACACATTCTATAATTTAGTCCCGGGCGAATATGCCCTTACGGCAAATATTCTGGACATAGGCGGCCATCACTATTCAGTGCTAAAGATGGTCAACATAGGATCACGGGAAGAGCGCATTGACATCATAGTGCCGGGCTACACTGCACATGACCCGCTTCGCATAGAATATCCGCAAAAATTTGCCGATAACCCGGGATCAATAGAGCTGAAGGCTTTTTTTGTGGATGTAAATGCACTGCCGGAAAGGTTAATATGGGTGGAGGCAGGTCCGAAGATACACCTGGAGAGCAATTCTGCAGTGCTCCTGATGGCCGTCGACGAGAATGGGACCCCGATAAAAGGAGCAAATATCACTTCGACGGGTAACGGGCAATATCGTTCAAACTCGACGTCGAACATTATGGCCATCTACTATGACGGGGGCCTGTCCCGGGATATTTTTAAAGCGGAGTTCAATGGCACCTACTCTAATGATGTGGAAATAAGCCTGGACACCGCACAGAACCTTGTGATATCAGACCTTTCGGTATCCGATGATTTTCCTGTTCAGTTTGAAAATTTTGATATTACCTGCACGATCAGGAACATCGGTACGGGAGAGCTGTCGGATCTCAGGGCTTTGCCAGCTATACGGGTCTATCCGGAGTGCGAGATGAAAGATAGCATAATAAAACAGCCCGATACCATAATTGTCCATACCAATCAGCTGAAACAATATAAAGCGACAATATATTGCAAAGAGCCCGGTGAACACTTCGCTTTCATCGGCAACAACATGATTAAGTTCAACGTATACCCTTCGGAAAACCCCGTATTGACTTTCGCTATAAGAGGTAATCGGATCGACCTGAAGGCAGGACAGTCAGAGGAGATGACGCTCAGGGATGAAAAAGGTCTGCCGGTCAGCGACGCAAATGTTTACATAGGCTCAATGCCAGTCGGTAAGACGGATGAGGGCGGTAAGATCACGTTGATGTTCAGGGATGAAAACCCCGGGCCGGGATATCTCGTAAACGCTTTCAAAAAAGGCTACAGTTCCCCTGAACCGGTAATAGTATACGTGTCAGGCGAAGGAGATAAAAGCGTTCTCGCCGACGATTCGATCCAGATATACAGGAACACTGCTACGGTCCCTTCAGACTCCCGCCGCATCATTGACCTCGTTTTTTACTGGACATCACGGGACGTCATGGCCTGCGGCATTATAATTCATAATTTACTTTTCAGTGCGATAGAATACTGGTTCGTGACATTGATCCTGGCAGTATTCTTTATTCTTATAATCGTAGGATGGCTTAAAAATAGATCTGTCATTGATTAGAAGATACGATAGCCGGGTATCCTTAAACAGGCTAATGCTTAGCCCATATCTTTGATCATCCGTACCTTTTTTAACATGTTTTGTCTGATCATAAAACGAATCAATAGGCCATAAAAGCCGGGCTAATGACCATTTTTTCTCTGACAGGCCGCCCAAAAGATATATCGCTGAAAGACTATTTTATTGTCTAATAAAAATTTCACACATTCAGGATCGTGAAAGCATGGATATTAAGAAGAGCGCTATGATCGCCGTTAAGGACTGTATGGGAGTAAAGCCGCACGAAAGAGTATTGATTGTAACTGACTCCGTAAGGAAGGATATTGGTATCCCACTATATGATGCGGCGATCGAGCTTGGATGCGATGCTTTATACATGGAAATGAAGCCTCGCTCAAGGAGCGGGGAGGAGCCTCCTAAGGCAGTAGCCGATTCGATGCTGGAGGCGGATGTCGTGATCGCGGCCACGAAAGTGTCACTTTCGCATACCGAGGCCAGAAGGAACGCGTGCAGGAAAGGGGCGCGCATAGCTTCCATACCGATACAGGAAGCGGACGGGGAACTTGTCATGAAAATGTTCTCCACGGGCGGAATGAGAGCGGACTACGCAAAGATGGAGGAGAACATCGATCGCCTGTTAGAGAGACTAAAGGATTCGAGCATAGCTCGTATAACTACTGCCCTGGGAACTGACGTCACCATCGAGTTCGGAGGCAGGGAATTTCATAAGGATACGGGTATAGCGCATAACACCGGCGACTTCACCAACCTTCCCGGAGGGGAGATATATCTTGCCCCGACCAACGTTAACGGAAAGGTGGTCATAGACGGCTCATTCGGGGACTATGGATTATTAAGGTCGCCTCTTGAGCTTATCATCAAGGACCGCCATGTCGTCTCCGCAAAAGGCGACCGCGCGGACGACCTTGAGAACACATTCGAGCTTTTAGGCAAGGATGCCCGTAACATAGCCGAGCTTGGTATCGGGATGAACCCGACCGCAAAATTATGGGGCATACTTCTTGAAGATGAGAAAGTAGGAAACACCATACATATAGCTCTCGGGGACAATACGAGCTTTGGCGGGGACGTTAGCGTCCCGATGCATTATGACGGCATAGTTACAGCCCCGACGGTGATCATTGACGGAGAAAAGATAAACCTAAACGACTACCTTTAAGGAGGAAATTTACCTGACGCCAAAGGATCTCTACTTTGATGACCCGTACAGGAAAGAGTTCGAAACTACCGTAGTTTCGGTGAACGGGAACATGGTAGAATTAGAGGATACTTATTTTTTCCCGCGCGGAGGAGGCCAGGTCGGCGACCAGGGAACCATAAACGGCATAAAAGTTGTCGATACGGTCTACGAGGACGGCCGGATCATCCATGTAATGGAAAATGAGCCGCCCTTCAAGACAGGAGACCTGGCAGCATGCGCGATAGACTGGGATAAACGCTACAGGAGAATGCGCCTGCATTCTGCGTCACATATCGTCCATTATTTAATGGGCGAAGTCTTTGGCAACGATTGTAAAGCGGCCTCATCAGGGCTCCTGGACGAGGAAAAGGAGAGGACTGATTTCCTTTTTGATGTATCTCTTGACAGGGAAAAATTAATGGAAGTGGAAAACAGGACGAACAGCATCATAGCACAGGACCTGGAGATCCGCTCATACAGGGATGAAGCTGATCCGGAGACCCTTGTATGGGAGATGGGGAACTGGAAAATGTTATGCTGCGGCACTCACCCGCGCAGATCGGGGGAGATAGGGCCAATACGTCTCGTCAGGGGTAAAAAGCCGGGAAAAGGCAGGGAAAGGATAGAGATACACCTTGCATAATTTTTATGGTTTTGTGTATTAAACAAAATAATTTCTTTTTTGTACAAAATGTACATACACTTAGGTTGTATTGGTTTATATACTAATAAATTCTATCCTTATTTGCTGTAGGACGGCAGAGGTATAAGATACAAGCTATATACCCCCCAAAATCGCGAAATATTTCTACCTTTGCCATCCTGACATCAAATTTTTATAAATTATAATTTTTCATTGAAATTTACTTATAAATTATGTTTAAAAATGTATAGAAACATATAAATAATAGTCAGTATAACAAGCACTTAAACATAAGGAGTCTGGAGGAAGAGGAAAGATGGACATTTTAAAAACGCTTTCATATGCAGGGACGATGGACGTACTTTTTTCCATATGTAAAGGGAAATCCAAATTTACGGATATAATGTTCGAGACAGAGTTAAATCCGGGGATCCTTAACAGGTTATTAAAAACGCTCATAGTGTCAGGGATCCTCATTAAAGACCTTGACGGCTACCACCTCTCGGAGAAAGGAACAAAGGTCGTCCTGTACACGTTACAGATACTGAACACCGAGAACGAGAATAAGAACTATGAGGCTCTGATCGATATACTGTCCGGCAGGATACAGCACCACGCGGAAGCTTGATCAACCCTTAAAAATCATCTTCCAGCCTTACGGTTTTAATATCAAATACAGGTGAGCCGGATGCGGGTTTATTAGAGTATAGCTCTATCCGCTTACCACATATCGGGCATACGATAGAAGCAAATATGACGCTTCCGTTTTCGTTTATCTCCATATTGTCTATTGCCGCTTCTGAGAAATACAGGATGTTTTTACACCGGTCACATTCTTTCTTTATGGTAAAATTACATTCGTCGACGGATACGTTCTTAATATTCTTTATCATCGGACATCACATATCCCGGTCCTTAAAACGAGTTACCGATATTTGATAATGGGTATTGCTTTACCATACATATAATATTTGTAATAAAAATGAAATTACTGTTTAGAAAGATACTTTTTAATTATATATCATCAGTGATTAATAAGAGGCATATTAATGGCTCCAATAATGACCGTTACGACAGATTTCAGGGATGTTTACCCCGCCATCATGAAGGGCGTCATAATGAATATAGCCCCTGGAACGAATATCATTGATATCACTAACACCATAGAACAGGGAAATATTCTGCAGGGTGCGTTCATACTGAAGTCGGCCTCCGCGTATTTTCCGCCGGGCACTATCCATCTGGCAGTGGTCGATCCGGGGGTGGGCAGCAAACGTAGAGCCCTGGTGATAAAAGGCGAGAGATACACGTTTGTCGGGCCGGATAACGGGCTTATGATACCGGCAGCCAGAGAGCAGGGAGAGTTTAAGGTTTTTGAGATAACAGACCCGGAGTTCTATACGGACCATGTTAGCCCTGTGTTCCACGGAAGGGATGTTTTCGCCCCCGCTGCGGCATTCATCGCGGCAGGTAAGGAAGTCCCGCTATCCGGTGAGATATTGGACTATATCGAAATTGACCCGGGCAAAGAAAAAGTAGCTGATAGATCGATATACGGGAAGGTAGTATATGTCGACGGGTTCGGAAACATGATCACCAATATAACGGGCGAGACTATGTCGGGCATTTATGACTATGGAGATAAAATTAAAATAAATGGCTCGCCTTCAAAGTTCGTCAAAGCATATCATGAAGGCAGTGAAGAGACTGCGATAGCGCTGATAGGGAGCCATGGAATGTTAGAGATCGCGGTCAATCTGGGAAGCGCCTCGAAAGCGCTGAGTATTAATGCAGGCGATGAAATAAGTATAGAACCGATCAGGGGAAACACGTATTAATAATCGAGTAATATTATTTGAGGAATTTTTTTACAGGGTTTGATAGCATTGAAAAGACCATATACGGTGTTAATTTCAGAGATGACCGTCGACGGTAAGCTTACTTTAAAAAGAGGATTATCAAGCAAGATAATCATGGGCCTGATGGATGATGAAAGCCACAGATTTCTCCATCAAAAGCGTACGGAGTTCGACGCGATCATGGTAGGAAGCAACACGATAAAGATCGATAACTCCATACTCACTAACAGGCTTGTTGAGGGGAAAAGCCCTGTAAGGGTCATCCCTAACAGCGATGCGTCAATACCACCGGGCTCGAACGTATTGAATAGTGACGCGCCCACCATAATCGTAGTTTCGGAGAACGCGGATAAAGAGAAAGTCAATGCCATCAGGTCCAGAGGCGCGGATATAATCGTTTGCGGTAAAGACAGGATAGACATAGACGGCATGATGGAACGCCTCGTCGACCGCGGCATAAGCAAATTAATGGTCGAAGGCGGCCCCACCCTCATATGGCAGCTTATCAGCAAAGCGATGATAGACCACATCATTCTGATCCAGATACCATATATCATAGGGGGAGATAGTACCCCATCCCTGGTCGGAGGCCCGGGAGTCGACTCTATCGAAGATGTGGTCAGCGTAGAACTAACTGATTTTTATAAAGTCGGTAAACATCTTATAACCGAATACGATCTGTATTATAATGGAAAAAACGCAAAAGATTAAACTTTATTGGCAGTCTTATTTTTTGTATGCTTATCTACGGCACGCACAAGATCTGCTATGCTGAACGGTTTGTTTAGCATAGCTGTGAAAAGGGTTTTGTCCAGCTCGCTTTCCAGAGTGCCGCGCCCCGACATCAATATTATCGGGATATCTTTGCCCTTTTCCATCTTCTTTATCAATCTCGCAGCTTCAGTACCGTCTATATCGGGCATTAACATATCAAGCAGGATGAGGTCCGGTGAGAATTCTTTAACCAGGTCAACTCCTTTTTCTCCCCGGAACGCGGTCTTTACTTCATACCCTTTTCCGGAGAGGGCAAGCTCAACCAGCTCGCATATGCTTTTCTCATCATCAATGATCAGGACCTTATTTCCCATATGGATACTCCGTTAATTTATGATAGGTTCATAATATTTACAAATCTTGTTTATTTTATTATTTTATTTATATTGCGGTCTTCATGTATAAATCTCACGACGATAATTGACAACATCCCGATATCATAGTGCACGACCATAGTTTCAAAGCAAAATGTATTTGGTAAATCAAAAATACAGTAAAGAGCATTTAATAGAAATAAATTATCATCATATTTCAAGCCTGGTGAGTTAATGGATATAGAAGGATATGCGAAGAGAGGCATTAAAAAGCAAGACCCGGAGCTTACTGAAAAGCTTACCGAAAGAATACTGGAGATCAAGAACATTTCAAAGGAAGGCGCTCGAAAGCTTGCCGAAGCCGTCATAACTGAGGCAAAAGCCACCATTGATGTAAAAGATAAAATAATAGCTTTACAGCCATGCGGCGTCACGATGGGAGAGTTCGGTGTCGGTTCGCGCGGCAAGGGAGATTTTTACGCTCATAAAAAGATAGCCGAGGTCATCGGCAAGACAAAAGCGGTCTGTGATTCAAGCCAGCTGGACGACTCAGGCGTTGTGGAAGCAGGTGGAAAATATGTCGTCGTCACAGTTGACGGCATGCATTCAAGGCTCTCTGATTTCCCCTTCCTGGCGGGTTTTCACGTGACACGCGCATCATTAAGGGACCTCTTTGTAATGGGAGCCCGGCCGGTAGCCCTGTTATCGGACATACATGTAGCCGATGACGGCGACGTTGCCAAGATATTCGACTATACTGCGGGAATAGCCACAGTGTCGGATCTTATCGGAGTGCCGCTGGTCACGGGAAGCACCTTACGCATAGGCGGCGATATGGTAATAGGCGAGCGCATGACGGGCTGTGTGGGAGCGGTAGGGGTAGCCGAAAACCTGACAGCGCGTATACAGTCCCGGCCAGGGGACGTCATCATGGTAAGCGAAGGAGCAGGAGGAGGCACAGTGTCCACCACGGCGCTGTATTTCGGAATGCAGGACGTCGTAGAGAAGACGCTTAACGTTAAGTTCCTCGAAGCTTGCCAGGCGCTATTCGAAAACGATCTCATAGACAAGATACATGCCATGACGGACGTCACCAACGGAGGCATCAGGGGCGACGCATACGAGATAGCCGGTACCGCTGAAGTAAAACTGGTATTCTACGAGGAGCGCATAAGAAAGCTTGTAGAGCCTACTGTCCTGGATATGTTAA encodes the following:
- a CDS encoding carboxypeptidase-like regulatory domain-containing protein, which encodes MLPVESSNDRMPGKVDSLSTLKVTVLDSNGEPISSMLENVSLVLINKESGERCFYRSPSNTFYNLVPGEYALTANILDIGGHHYSVLKMVNIGSREERIDIIVPGYTAHDPLRIEYPQKFADNPGSIELKAFFVDVNALPERLIWVEAGPKIHLESNSAVLLMAVDENGTPIKGANITSTGNGQYRSNSTSNIMAIYYDGGLSRDIFKAEFNGTYSNDVEISLDTAQNLVISDLSVSDDFPVQFENFDITCTIRNIGTGELSDLRALPAIRVYPECEMKDSIIKQPDTIIVHTNQLKQYKATIYCKEPGEHFAFIGNNMIKFNVYPSENPVLTFAIRGNRIDLKAGQSEEMTLRDEKGLPVSDANVYIGSMPVGKTDEGGKITLMFRDENPGPGYLVNAFKKGYSSPEPVIVYVSGEGDKSVLADDSIQIYRNTATVPSDSRRIIDLVFYWTSRDVMACGIIIHNLLFSAIEYWFVTLILAVFFILIIVGWLKNRSVID
- a CDS encoding aminopeptidase, whose translation is MDIKKSAMIAVKDCMGVKPHERVLIVTDSVRKDIGIPLYDAAIELGCDALYMEMKPRSRSGEEPPKAVADSMLEADVVIAATKVSLSHTEARRNACRKGARIASIPIQEADGELVMKMFSTGGMRADYAKMEENIDRLLERLKDSSIARITTALGTDVTIEFGGREFHKDTGIAHNTGDFTNLPGGEIYLAPTNVNGKVVIDGSFGDYGLLRSPLELIIKDRHVVSAKGDRADDLENTFELLGKDARNIAELGIGMNPTAKLWGILLEDEKVGNTIHIALGDNTSFGGDVSVPMHYDGIVTAPTVIIDGEKINLNDYL
- a CDS encoding alanyl-tRNA editing protein, giving the protein MTPKDLYFDDPYRKEFETTVVSVNGNMVELEDTYFFPRGGGQVGDQGTINGIKVVDTVYEDGRIIHVMENEPPFKTGDLAACAIDWDKRYRRMRLHSASHIVHYLMGEVFGNDCKAASSGLLDEEKERTDFLFDVSLDREKLMEVENRTNSIIAQDLEIRSYRDEADPETLVWEMGNWKMLCCGTHPRRSGEIGPIRLVRGKKPGKGRERIEIHLA
- a CDS encoding winged helix-turn-helix domain-containing protein gives rise to the protein MDILKTLSYAGTMDVLFSICKGKSKFTDIMFETELNPGILNRLLKTLIVSGILIKDLDGYHLSEKGTKVVLYTLQILNTENENKNYEALIDILSGRIQHHAEA
- a CDS encoding SAM hydrolase/SAM-dependent halogenase family protein; the protein is MTVTTDFRDVYPAIMKGVIMNIAPGTNIIDITNTIEQGNILQGAFILKSASAYFPPGTIHLAVVDPGVGSKRRALVIKGERYTFVGPDNGLMIPAAREQGEFKVFEITDPEFYTDHVSPVFHGRDVFAPAAAFIAAGKEVPLSGEILDYIEIDPGKEKVADRSIYGKVVYVDGFGNMITNITGETMSGIYDYGDKIKINGSPSKFVKAYHEGSEETAIALIGSHGMLEIAVNLGSASKALSINAGDEISIEPIRGNTY
- a CDS encoding RibD family protein, which gives rise to MKRPYTVLISEMTVDGKLTLKRGLSSKIIMGLMDDESHRFLHQKRTEFDAIMVGSNTIKIDNSILTNRLVEGKSPVRVIPNSDASIPPGSNVLNSDAPTIIVVSENADKEKVNAIRSRGADIIVCGKDRIDIDGMMERLVDRGISKLMVEGGPTLIWQLISKAMIDHIILIQIPYIIGGDSTPSLVGGPGVDSIEDVVSVELTDFYKVGKHLITEYDLYYNGKNAKD
- a CDS encoding response regulator, with translation MGNKVLIIDDEKSICELVELALSGKGYEVKTAFRGEKGVDLVKEFSPDLILLDMLMPDIDGTEAARLIKKMEKGKDIPIILMSGRGTLESELDKTLFTAMLNKPFSIADLVRAVDKHTKNKTANKV
- a CDS encoding AIR synthase-related protein, with product MDIEGYAKRGIKKQDPELTEKLTERILEIKNISKEGARKLAEAVITEAKATIDVKDKIIALQPCGVTMGEFGVGSRGKGDFYAHKKIAEVIGKTKAVCDSSQLDDSGVVEAGGKYVVVTVDGMHSRLSDFPFLAGFHVTRASLRDLFVMGARPVALLSDIHVADDGDVAKIFDYTAGIATVSDLIGVPLVTGSTLRIGGDMVIGERMTGCVGAVGVAENLTARIQSRPGDVIMVSEGAGGGTVSTTALYFGMQDVVEKTLNVKFLEACQALFENDLIDKIHAMTDVTNGGIRGDAYEIAGTAEVKLVFYEERIRKLVEPTVLDMLNKLKIDYLGVSLDALLIIAPAENAEEIMKAVRSKGVGIDIVGEVKEGNGAYIVRDGVEMDFVPLFRESAYTPVKKVVGEETPMTFEEMQKKVDSAAINAVRKKELMLERIKKNSKPLA